In Holophagales bacterium, one DNA window encodes the following:
- the serC gene encoding 3-phosphoserine/phosphohydroxythreonine transaminase: MSTLTTPAVHRVLNFGAGPAVLPLPVLEEVQRDLLALPGAGMSILEISHRSKTFDAIIQGAEAEIRSLAGIPANYHVLFLQGGASTQFSLVPMNLLTAGATADYIVTGAWGKKAVKEAKRVGTVNVAATLEAENFKRIPTPAEIKLTPGAAYVHTTSNETIHGVQWMAEPAVGAAPLVCDTSSDMFCRPIDVGKYALIYAGAQKNLGPAGVTLVIVREDMLARSPESLHTMFNYNTHAKEKSLYNTPCVIGIYVLGLTMKWVRENGGLAGMAARNGRKAAKLYAEIDRTGYYRGHADKACRSTMNVTFRLPSEELEAEFVKQAKAAGMDGLKGHRSVGGLRASIYNAFPEEGIDTLVEFMREFERKNG, translated from the coding sequence ATGTCCACCCTGACCACGCCTGCCGTCCACCGGGTGCTCAACTTCGGCGCCGGTCCCGCGGTACTGCCGCTGCCGGTGCTCGAAGAGGTGCAACGCGACCTGCTCGCGCTGCCCGGCGCCGGCATGTCGATTCTCGAGATCAGCCACCGCTCGAAGACCTTCGACGCCATCATCCAGGGCGCCGAGGCCGAGATCCGCAGCCTCGCCGGCATCCCGGCCAACTACCACGTCCTCTTCCTCCAGGGCGGCGCCAGCACGCAGTTCTCGCTGGTGCCGATGAACCTGCTGACGGCCGGAGCCACCGCCGACTACATCGTCACCGGCGCCTGGGGCAAGAAGGCGGTGAAGGAAGCCAAGCGCGTCGGCACCGTCAACGTCGCCGCGACCCTCGAGGCCGAGAACTTCAAGCGCATCCCCACGCCGGCGGAGATCAAGCTCACCCCCGGCGCCGCCTACGTCCACACCACGTCGAACGAGACGATTCACGGCGTGCAGTGGATGGCCGAGCCCGCGGTCGGCGCCGCGCCGCTGGTCTGCGACACCTCGTCGGACATGTTCTGCCGGCCGATCGACGTCGGCAAGTACGCCCTCATCTACGCCGGGGCGCAGAAGAACCTCGGCCCGGCGGGCGTGACGCTGGTCATCGTGCGCGAGGACATGCTCGCCCGCAGCCCCGAGTCGCTGCACACGATGTTCAACTACAACACGCACGCCAAGGAGAAGTCGCTCTACAACACGCCCTGCGTCATCGGCATCTACGTCCTCGGCCTGACGATGAAGTGGGTGCGCGAGAACGGCGGCCTCGCCGGCATGGCGGCGCGCAACGGCCGCAAGGCGGCGAAGCTCTACGCCGAGATCGACCGCACCGGCTACTACCGCGGCCACGCCGACAAGGCCTGCCGCTCGACGATGAACGTCACCTTCCGCCTGCCGAGCGAGGAGCTCGAGGCCGAGTTCGTCAAGCAGGCCAAGGCCGCCGGAATGGACGGCCTCAAGGGCCACCGCTCCGTCGGCGGCCTCCGCGCCTCGATCTACAACGCCTTCCCCGAAGAGGGCATCGACACCCTCGTCGAGTTCATGCGGGAGTTCGAGCGGAAGAACGGCTAA